From Camelina sativa cultivar DH55 chromosome 20, Cs, whole genome shotgun sequence, the proteins below share one genomic window:
- the LOC104769946 gene encoding DNA repair protein RAD4-like: protein MKSTSDSKDGRLSAASRAAVNKILDRRTSRGKKKQDDNFDSSKRDKSVNDKGKQAVKATLTDNVLDDRECVTIVLSDDDDMNDSDWEDCPIPSLDNTVDANVDDTVDTYIDDTRELTIEFDDDVPEAKKQKSAYRATAKDKERAELVHKVHLLCLLARGRIVDNACNDPLIQAALLSLLPSYLSKVANIEKVTVRDVAPLLRWVRENFSVRCTPSSEKTFRTSLAFALESRKGTAEELAALSVALFRALKLTTRFVSILDVASLKPGADKDESSGQNRGKMKHGVFRTSTLMVPKQQAISSYPNKSSSHVEDKSVCETSEPQHRNSLRYDQLQHNTVNSSCEAGTSSKSGGTKRKGDVEYEMQIAMALSATADNQQRSKVNEKTKIRKITKIIDGPSVSDQVISTAIGSKKVDSPLCWAEVYCNGENMDGRWVHVDAVNGMIDAAQNVEATTTACKTSLRYVVAFSGGGAKDVTRRYCTKWHTISSKRVCSVWWDMVLAPLIHLESAATHNEDIANRVSLSSSSYGIRSALEDMELATRSLTEPLPTNQQAYKSHELYAIEKWLHKNQILHPKGPVLGFCNGHPVYPRTCVRTLKTKERWLHDGLQLKANEVPSKILKRNSKFKKVKISGDGDCDIRGGSYCMELYGKWQMEPLCLPHAVNGIVPKNERGQVDVWSEKCLPPGTVHLKLPRIFSVAKRFGIDYAPAMVGFEYRSGGATPIFQGIVVCTEFKDTILEAYAEEQEKREEEERRRNEAQAASRWYQLLSSILTRERLKNRYANNSTSVETKSLEVNSVPIIKAKNVKSPEKQRVTKTGGGGRSRVRKTRNEDESHEHVFLEDQETFDEETSVKTKRCKCGFSVEVEQM from the exons ATGAAGTCTACTAGTGATAGTAAGGACGGTAGACTCTCAGCAGCCTCTAGAGCTGCAGTTAACAAAATTCTTGACAGAAGAACTTCTCGAGGCAAGAAGAAGCAAGATGACAACTTTGATTCCTCAAAG CGGGATAAAAGTGTAAATGACAAGGGGAAGCAAGCCGTTAAGGCAACTTTAACTGATAACGTTCTAGATGACAGGGAATGTGTTACAATTGTACTctcggatgatgatgatatgaatgATTCAGACTGGGAAGACTGTCCAATTCCTAGTCTTGATAACACGGTTGATGCTAATGTTGATGACACGGTTGATACTTATATTGATGACACTAGAGAGTTAACCATAgaatttgatgatgatgttccTGAAGCTAAGAAGCAGAAGAGTGCATACCGTGCAACAGCAAAAGACAAG GAACGGGCGGAACTTGTACATAAGGTTCACTTGCTCTGTTTGCTCGCAAGAGGGAGGATAGTTGACAATGCTTGTAATGATCCCTTGATTCAG GCTGCCTTGCTTTCACTTCTGCCATCATACTTATCAAAAGTAGCGAATATCGAGAAAGTTACTGTCAGGGATGTAGCCCCTCTTCTTCGTTGG GTTCGTGAAAACTTTTCCGTTAGGTGTACTCCCAGTTCTGAGAAAACTTTTCGTACTTCCCTAGCATTTGCTCTTGAATCTCGTAAAGGCACAGCTGAAGAG CTTGCAGCACTGTCTGTTGCTTTGTTTAGAGCATTAAAGCTCACAACTCG GTTTGTGTCTATTCTTGATGTTGCATCCTTAAAACCAGGGGCCGATAAGGACGAATCATCAGGTCAAAACCGAGGTAAAATGAAGCATGGGGTATTCAGGACCTCAACGCTTATGGTACCAAAACAGCAGGCCATCTCGTCATACCCAAATAAATCTTCTTCCCATGTTGAGGATAAAAGTGTCTGTGAAACGTCTGAGCCTCAGCATAGGAACTCCCTGCGATATGATCAGTTGCAACACAATACAGTCAATTCATCTTGCGAAGCAGGAACGTCTAGTAAATCTGGTGGAACaaagaggaaaggagatgtagaATACGAGATGCAAATAGCCATGGCTTTGAGTGCAACTGCAGACAACCAACAACGCTCTAAAGTGAACGAGAAAACGAAAATtcgtaaaataacaaaaataattgatgGCCCGTCAGTTTCTGACCAAGTAATATCCACGGCTATCGGTTCTAAGAAAGTAGATTCTCCCCTTTGTTGGGCTGAGGTGTATTGCAATGGGGAAAACATGGATGGGAGATGGGTCCATGTGGATGCTGTTAATGGAATGATAGATGCAGCGCAAAACGTTGAAGCTACAACTACCGCTTGCAAAACCTCTCTTAGATATGTTGTCGCTTTTTCTGGTGGTGGAGCCAAAGATGTCACTCGCAG GTACTGTACAAAATGGCACACTATTTCATCCAAAAGGGTGTGTTCAGTGTGGTGGGATATGGTATTAGCACCGTTAATACATCTAGAGTCAGCCGCAACTCACAATGAAGACATTGCTAACAGAGTTTCATTGAGTAGCTCTTCCTATGGTATAAGGAGTGCTCTTGAAGATATGGAGTTGGCTACGCGGTCGTTGACTGAGCCGCTTCCTACTAACCAGCAG GCCTATAAAAGCCACGAACTCTATGCTATTGAGAAATGGCTTCACAAGAACCAGATACTTCACCCAAAAGGTCCAGTTCTGGGATTTTGCAATGGTCATCCAGTATATCCTCGAACCTGTGTGCGGActcttaaaacaaaagaaagatggCTTCATGATGGGCTACAACTTAAGGCGAATGAAGTTCCCTCAAAG ATTCTGAAGCGTAACTCGAAGTTCAAGAAAGTAAAAATTTCTGGAGATGGCGACTGTGACATCAGAGGTGGTTCTTATTGCATGGAACTATATGGGAAGTGGCAAATGGAACCATTGTGTCTCCCTCACGCTGTTAATGGAATTGTGCCCAAG AACGAACGCGGTCAAGTTGATGTCTGGTCTGAGAAATGCCTTCCACCTGGAACAGTCCACCTAAAGCTTCCTCGAATATTTTCGGTTGCTAAGAGATTTGGTATAGATTATGCACCTGCCATGGTTGGTTTCGAGTACAGAAGTGGAGGTGCTACTCCTATTTTTCAAGGTATTGTGGTCTGTACCGAGTTCAAAGACACAATCCTCGAG GCATATgcagaagaacaagaaaagagagaagaggaggagagaagaagaaatgaagcaCAAGCAGCTTCAAGATGGTATCAGCTTCTTTCGTCGATCTTAACCCGTGAAAGATTGAAAAACCGTTACGCAAATAACTCCACCAGTGTCGAAACGAAGAGTTTGGAAGTGAATTCAGTGCCTATCATTAAGGCCAAGAATGTGAAATCACCTGAAAAGCAGAGAGTGACTAAgactggaggaggaggaaggtcACGAGTAAGAAAGACTCGTAATGAAGACGAAAGCCATGAGCATGTGTTTCTTGAGGACCAAGAAACCTTTGATGAGGAAACCTCTGTGAAAACAAAACGCTGCAAATGTGGCTTTTCTGTCGAAGTTGAACAAATGTAG
- the LOC104769945 gene encoding protein TIC 40, chloroplastic, with amino-acid sequence MENLTLVSCSASSPQLLIGCNFTSSLKNPVGFSRQTPKIVLRCSKISASAQSQSPSSPPENETVVVKHRSKAFASIFSSNRDKQTTSVAPPSVPVPPPSSSTIGSPLFWIGCGVGLSALFSLVTSNLKKYAMQTAMKTMMNQMNTQNSQFNNPGFPSGSPFPFPFPPQTSPTSSPFQSQSPSSGATVDVMPSKVNTPPSTKPQPTPTKDIEVDKPSVVLEESKEKKEEKNYAFEDVSPEETTKESPFSNYAEISETSPPKETRLFEDVLQNGAGPANGATASEVFQSLGGGKGGPGLSVEALEKMMEDPTVQKMVYPYLPEEMRNPETFKWMLKNPQYRQQLQDMLNNMSGSGEWDKRMTDTLKNFDLNSPEVKQQFNQIGLTPEEVISKIMENPDVAMAFQNPRVQAALMECSENPMNIMKYQNDKEVMDVFNKISQLFPGMTG; translated from the exons ATGGAGAACCTAACCCTAGTTTcttgctctgcttcttctccACAGCTGTTAATCGGATGCAATTTCACTTCCTCGCTTAAAAACCCAGTAGGGTTTTCTCGTCAGACTCCCAAAATTGTCCTCCGCTGCTCCAAAATCTCCGCCTCTGCTCAATCTCAGTCTCCCTCTTCGCCCCCGGAGAATGAAACTG TGGTTGTGAAGCATAGAAGCAAAGCTTTTGCAAGTATTTTTTCATCGAATCGTGATAAACAGACAACTTCTGTTGCTCCCCCTAGTGTGCCTGTGCCGCCACCATCTTCATCAACCAT AGGATCACCACTTTTCTGGATTGGTTGTGGAGTTGGGCTATCAGCTTTGTTCTCATTG GTAACTTCAAACTTAAAG aaatatgcaatgcaaacagctatgaagacgatgatgaacCAGATGAATACGCAAAATAGTCAGTTTAATAATCCTGGATTCCCATCAGGATCACCTTTTCCGTTTCCATTTCCTCCTCAAACAAGTCCTACTTCCTCGCCATTCCAGTCTCAATCCCCCTCTTCAGGTGCCACTGTTGATGTGATGCCGTCAAAAGTTAATACTCCTCCTTCGACTAAACCGCAACCTACCCCTACAAAGGATATAGAAGTGGATAAGCCAAGTGTTGTTTTGGAggaaagcaaagaaaagaaagaagaaaagaactaTG CCTTTGAAGACGTCTCACCTGAGGAAACCACAAAAGAAAGCCCTTTTAGCAACTATGCTGAAATCTCTGAAACTAGTCCCCCCAAAGAAACTCGCTTGTTTGAGGAT GTTTTGCAAAATGGAGCTGGTCCGGCAAATGGTGCCACTGCTTCAGAGGTTTTTCAATCTTTGG GTGGTGGGAAAGGAGGGCCGGGTTTGTCAGTAGAAGCTTTAGAGAAAATGATGGAAGATCCAACAGTTCAGAAGATGGTTTACCC ATACTTGCCTGAAGAGATGAGGAACCCAGAAACTTTCAAAT GGATGCTTAAAAATCCTCAGTACCGTCAACAGTTACAGGACATGCT GAATAACATGAGCGGGAGTGGTGAATGGGACAAGCGAATGACAGATACCTTGAAGAATTTTGATCTGAATAGCCCTGAAGTGAAGCAACAATTCA ATCAAATAGGACTGACTCCAGAAGAAGTCATATCTAAGATCATGGAGAACCCTGATGTAGCCATGGCATTCCAGAATCCGAGAGTCCAAGCAGCGTTAATGGAA TGCTCAGAGAACCCAATGAACATCATGAAGTACCAGAACGACAAAGAG GTAATGGATGTGTTCAACAAGATATCGCAGCTCTTCCCAGGAATGACGGGTTGA
- the LOC104769947 gene encoding pentatricopeptide repeat-containing protein At5g16640, mitochondrial isoform X1: MRRSISSKAKSFLHRNLLDKGNPRTSPSSSPFSICGFCFSKRAHYSGGSDYREMLRNGIQFMKLDESLDLFFHMVQCRPLPSIADFSRLLSAISKMKKYDVVIYLWEQMQMLGIPHNLYTCNILLNCFCRCSQFSLALSFLGKMMKLGHEPSIVTFGSLLCGFCRGGRVYDALYMFERMVEMGYKPNVVIYNTVIDGLCKSKQVDNALDLLNRMEKDGVRPDAVTYNSLVSGLCNSGRWSDATRMVSYMTKREIYPDVFTFNALIDACVKEGNILEAEELYEEMIRRSLVPDIVTYSLLIYGLCMYSRLDDAEQMFCFMVTKGCFPDVVTYSILINGYCKSKKVEHGMRLFCEMSQRGVVKNTVTYTILIQGYCRAGKLNVAEEIFRRMVFSGVTPNIVTYNVLLHGLCDIGKIEKALVILADMQKSGMDADIVTYNIIIGGMCKAGEVADAWDLYCSLNHKGLMPDIWTYTTLMLGLYKKGLRREADGLFRKMIEDGILPNECFE, encoded by the coding sequence ATGAGGAGATCGATTTCTTCGAAAGCCAAGTCCTTTCTTCATCGGAATCTTCTCGATAAAGGTAATCCCAGAACCTCTCCGTCGTCTTCTCCGTTTAGCATTTGCGGTTTCTGTTTCTCCAAACGAGCTCATTATTCCGGTGGCAGTGATTACCGAGAAATGTTGAGAAACGGGATTCAGTTTATGAAACTAGACGAATCGcttgatctcttctttcacaTGGTTCAGTGTCGTCCTCTTCCTTCAATTGCTGATTTCAGTAGGTTATTAAGTGCCATCTCCAAGATGAAGAAGTACGATGTTGTGATCTATCTTTGGGAACAGATGCAAATGTTAGGGATCCCTCATAATCTCTATACTTGCAATATCTTGTTGAATTGTTTCTGTAGATGCTCTCAGTTCTCTCTTGCGTTGTCGTTTCttgggaagatgatgaaacttGGTCATGAGCCTAGCATTGTCACTTTTGGTTCTTTGCTTTGTGGATTCTGTCGTGGTGGTAGGGTTTATGATGCTTTGTATATGTTTGAGAGAATGGTGGAAATGGGATATAAGCCTAATGTTGTGATCTACAATACAGTTATTGATGGTTTATGCAAAAGCAAACAGGTGGATAATGCGTTGGATCTGTTGAACCGAATGGAGAAAGATGGGGTTAGACCTGATGCTGTTACCTACAACTCTCTTGTATCTGGACTTTGTAATTCAGGTAGATGGAGTGATGCTACTCGAATGGTTAGCTATATGACCAAGAGAGAGATCTACCCTGATGTATTTACTTTCAATGCATTGATTGATGCGTGTGTGAAAGAAGGAAATATTCTAGAGGCTGAAGAATTGTACGAGGAGATGATACGGAGATCTCTGGTTCCTGATATTGTTACTTACAGTTTACTGATTTACGGGCTTTGTATGTACAGTCGCCTAGATGATGCAGAGcaaatgttttgtttcatgGTTACCAAAGGTTGTTTCCCGGATGTTGTAACTTATAGTATTCTCATTAATGGATATTGCAAGTCTAAGAAAGTAGAGCATGGGATGAGACTCTTCTGCGAGATGTCTCAGAGAGGAGTGGTTAAGAATACAGTTACTTATACAATTCTTATCCAGGGTTATTGTCGAGCTGGAAAACTTAATGTTGCTGAAGAAATCTTCAGACGGATGGTTTTTTCTGGTGTGACTCCTAATATTGTTACTTACAATGTTTTGTTACATGGTCTATGTGATATTGGGAAGATAGAGAAAGCATTGGTGATATTGGCGGATATGCAAAAGAGTGGAATGGATGCTGATATCGTTACATATAATATCATCATTGGCGGGATGTGTAAGGCTGGTGAGGTGGCAGATGCTTGGGATTTATATTGTAGCCTCAATCACAAAGGACTTATGCCAGATATTTGGACATACACCACGTTGATGTTAGGATTGTACAAGAAAGGTCTACGGCGTGAAGCAGATGGGCTGTTTAGAAAAATGATAGAAGATGGGATTTTGCCAAATGAATGTTTTGAGTAG
- the LOC104769947 gene encoding pentatricopeptide repeat-containing protein At5g16640, mitochondrial isoform X2, with protein sequence MLRNGIQFMKLDESLDLFFHMVQCRPLPSIADFSRLLSAISKMKKYDVVIYLWEQMQMLGIPHNLYTCNILLNCFCRCSQFSLALSFLGKMMKLGHEPSIVTFGSLLCGFCRGGRVYDALYMFERMVEMGYKPNVVIYNTVIDGLCKSKQVDNALDLLNRMEKDGVRPDAVTYNSLVSGLCNSGRWSDATRMVSYMTKREIYPDVFTFNALIDACVKEGNILEAEELYEEMIRRSLVPDIVTYSLLIYGLCMYSRLDDAEQMFCFMVTKGCFPDVVTYSILINGYCKSKKVEHGMRLFCEMSQRGVVKNTVTYTILIQGYCRAGKLNVAEEIFRRMVFSGVTPNIVTYNVLLHGLCDIGKIEKALVILADMQKSGMDADIVTYNIIIGGMCKAGEVADAWDLYCSLNHKGLMPDIWTYTTLMLGLYKKGLRREADGLFRKMIEDGILPNECFE encoded by the coding sequence ATGTTGAGAAACGGGATTCAGTTTATGAAACTAGACGAATCGcttgatctcttctttcacaTGGTTCAGTGTCGTCCTCTTCCTTCAATTGCTGATTTCAGTAGGTTATTAAGTGCCATCTCCAAGATGAAGAAGTACGATGTTGTGATCTATCTTTGGGAACAGATGCAAATGTTAGGGATCCCTCATAATCTCTATACTTGCAATATCTTGTTGAATTGTTTCTGTAGATGCTCTCAGTTCTCTCTTGCGTTGTCGTTTCttgggaagatgatgaaacttGGTCATGAGCCTAGCATTGTCACTTTTGGTTCTTTGCTTTGTGGATTCTGTCGTGGTGGTAGGGTTTATGATGCTTTGTATATGTTTGAGAGAATGGTGGAAATGGGATATAAGCCTAATGTTGTGATCTACAATACAGTTATTGATGGTTTATGCAAAAGCAAACAGGTGGATAATGCGTTGGATCTGTTGAACCGAATGGAGAAAGATGGGGTTAGACCTGATGCTGTTACCTACAACTCTCTTGTATCTGGACTTTGTAATTCAGGTAGATGGAGTGATGCTACTCGAATGGTTAGCTATATGACCAAGAGAGAGATCTACCCTGATGTATTTACTTTCAATGCATTGATTGATGCGTGTGTGAAAGAAGGAAATATTCTAGAGGCTGAAGAATTGTACGAGGAGATGATACGGAGATCTCTGGTTCCTGATATTGTTACTTACAGTTTACTGATTTACGGGCTTTGTATGTACAGTCGCCTAGATGATGCAGAGcaaatgttttgtttcatgGTTACCAAAGGTTGTTTCCCGGATGTTGTAACTTATAGTATTCTCATTAATGGATATTGCAAGTCTAAGAAAGTAGAGCATGGGATGAGACTCTTCTGCGAGATGTCTCAGAGAGGAGTGGTTAAGAATACAGTTACTTATACAATTCTTATCCAGGGTTATTGTCGAGCTGGAAAACTTAATGTTGCTGAAGAAATCTTCAGACGGATGGTTTTTTCTGGTGTGACTCCTAATATTGTTACTTACAATGTTTTGTTACATGGTCTATGTGATATTGGGAAGATAGAGAAAGCATTGGTGATATTGGCGGATATGCAAAAGAGTGGAATGGATGCTGATATCGTTACATATAATATCATCATTGGCGGGATGTGTAAGGCTGGTGAGGTGGCAGATGCTTGGGATTTATATTGTAGCCTCAATCACAAAGGACTTATGCCAGATATTTGGACATACACCACGTTGATGTTAGGATTGTACAAGAAAGGTCTACGGCGTGAAGCAGATGGGCTGTTTAGAAAAATGATAGAAGATGGGATTTTGCCAAATGAATGTTTTGAGTAG